In Cryptococcus neoformans var. grubii H99 chromosome 9, complete sequence, a genomic segment contains:
- a CDS encoding major facilitator superfamily transporter yields MNRRVHMVYIGGHLVQMFALDQSIVSTAIPVIVSDFNAFDQVAWIITGYFLTQCGLILLVGQVLTILKAKWMLLGAIFFFELGSLICGVAKDMDTLIGGRAIQGIGASGMFVSILAVIAVVTRVDQRAAFMASFGFVFVISSVVGPLLGGAFTDHVSWRWCFYINLPFGGFASTAVVFLLPARDPEHADAAPPDRTVLGKLRRLDWLGTGLIFCAITCLLLALAWGGNQYAWNNWRIPFLFTLGGLLVIAFGIWQWRYDKYALIPLSILKNRTVLACSGAIFFFMLAMLGGTYQLPLFYQAGRGHSPEKSGVDIIAFMLATCVAILISGGLTTKFGRYYPFLLIGPPFAAVGFGLLYTIDVNTSNAKIIGYQILAGFGIGLSFQNILVAVQAEYHDRPSLLPQATGVVSFFQLTGAALGVGIINTVQSVYLNTEIKRLAPEVDFNLVRQSVSAIYTLPADQQSAVIEAYVISITNSLIPIIVAVGLAMVIGAFIRNHNLLKKGGAASAHMA; encoded by the exons ATGAACCGCCGTGTTCACATGGTATATATTGGAGGTCACCTCGTACAGATGTTTGCATTGG ATCAATCCATCGTATCTACCGCTATACCTGTTATTGTGTCCGACTTCAACGC CTTCGACCAGGTGGCTTGGATCATCACTGGATATTTCT TGACCCAATGTGGTCTTATTCTTCTCGTCGGACAAGTGCTCACGATCCTCAAGGCGAAATGGATGCTCCTTGGTGCaattttcttttttgagCTTGGTAGTCTTATTTGCGGTGTGGCCAAGGATATGGACACATTGATAGGCGGGCGTGCTATCCAAGGTATAG GCGCTTCCGGGATGTTTGTGTCTATTCTTGCCGTCATTGCCGTTGTCACCCGAGTCGACCAACGAGCTGCCTTTATGGCTTCTTTTGGCTTTGTCTTTGTCATATCGTCTGTGGTCGGTCCACTGCTAGGGGGCGCATTCACAGACCACGTCAGCTGGAG ATGGTGTTTCTACATCAATCTTCCTTTCGGCGGCTTCGCTTCTACAGCTGTCGTATTCCTTTTGCCTGCCCGAGATCCAGAACATGCCGATGCTGCTCCTCCCGATCGAACAGTCCTCGGTAAGCTCAGACGCTTGGACTGGCTCGGTACGGGTCTCATCTTTTGTGCGATCACATGTCTTTTGCTTGCTCTTGCATGGGGTGGAAACCAATATGCGTGGAACA ATTGGAGaattcctttcctttttacTTTGGGTGGCTTGCTCGTTATTGCATTTGGCATATGGCAGTGGCGGTACGACAAGTATGCGCTCATTCCACTTTCTATTCTCAAAAACCGAACGGTCCTCGCGTGCTCTGGTGCcatattcttcttcatgctTGCAATGTTGGGAGGCACCTACCAGCTTCCTTTGTTTTATCAAGCT GGTCGAGGACACTCTCCGGAGAAGTCCGGTGTTGACATCATTGCTTTCATGCTTGCTACCTGCGTTGCTATCTTGATATCCGGAGGACTGACTACCAAGTTCGGCCGATATTACCCATTTCTACTTATTGG TCCGCCTTTTGCTGCCGTTGGATTCGGGCTCCTGTACACTATTGACGTCAACACCTCTAATGCGAAAATCATTGGCTACCAAATCCTCGCCGGGTTTGGCATTGGTTTGAGCTTCCAAAACATCTTGGTTGCTGTTCAAGCAGAATATCACGACcgtccttcccttctccctcaagCCACAGGTGTCGTGTCATTCTTCCAATTGACAGGTGCCGCGTTGGGGGTG GGTATTATCAACACTGTACAATCAGTTTACCTCAATACTGAGATCAAACGTCTGGCCCCTGAGGTCGACTTCAATTTGGTCCGACAGTCGGTCTCCGCCATTTATACATTACCCGCTGATCAACAATCCGCTGTGATCGAGGCATACGTTATCAGTATTACCAATTCGTTAATCCCGATAATCGTTGCAGTGGGATTAGCGATGGTCATTGGTGCTTTCATTCGAAACCACAACCTGCTCAAGAAAGGCGGCGCTGCGAGTGCGCATATGGCGTAA
- a CDS encoding alpha-ketoglutarate-dependent 2,4-dichlorophenoxyacetate dioxygenase has translation MTISYTPLHPTFVAEASGVDFDNITPEIVEEIKEGLAKYGVLIFRKTGLNDKKHVEMSRIFGELDDVKPYNKLGRINRLAYDELFDVSNVDPEGNIFQPTGQRAIINRGNTVFHCDSSFNPRRAGYSLLLAHELPPAGTGGNTEFADTRTAYDDLPEERREAIKNWALWHSQHHSRRVANPGEPLLEQEKFLPTSHPFGKHKLVQVHEPSGRTNLYIANHAYKVESLPLEQGQAEIKTLLDHCSSPRYVCSVEWKNDGDLVIWDNTCVMHRAVPGAFEGKYKRDMRRTTVHDSSSYAWGLNTVGDTWRSGLP, from the exons ATGACCATAAGCTATACACCCCTTCATCCGACTTTCGTGGCCGAGGCATCGGGAGTCGACTTTGACAACATCACCCCCGAAATTGTCGAGGAGATCAAAGAAGGCCTGGCAAAG TATGGGGTCTTGATTTTCCGAAAAACAGGATTGAACGATAAGAAACATGTTGAAATGTCTAGGATTTTTGGGGAGCTAGATGATGTGAAACCTTACAACAAGTTGGGTCGTATCAATCGGCTTGCATATGACGA GCTATTTGACGTTAGTAACGTCGATCCAGAAGGCAATATCTTTCAACCGACAGGACAAAGAGCTATAATCAATCGG GGCAATACAGTCTTTCATTGTGACTCGTCGTTCAATCCCCGTCGAGCAGGTTAT TCGTTACTGCTAGCTCATGAACTGCCCCCTGCAGGGACAGGAGGAAACACTGAG TTTGCAGATACTCGCACCGCCTATGATGACCTTCCAGAAGAACGCAGAGAGGCCATCAAGAACTGGGCGCTATGGCACTCACAGCATCATTCCAGACGTGTCGCGAATCCTGGTGAACCTCTCCTGGAACAAGAGAAG TTTCTTCCTACCAGCCATCCTTTCGGGAAACATAAACTGGTCCAGGTTCACGAGCCCTCAGGACGCACA AATTTGTATATTGCCAATCATGCGTATAAAGTCGAGTCGCTCCCGCTTGAGCAGGGTCAAGCAGAGATTAAGACCTTACTTGATCACTGCAGTTCACCAAGATATGTCTGCTCTGTAGAGTGGAAGAATGACGGAGATCTTGTAATCTGGGACAACACCTGCGTTAT GCATCGAGCAGTCCCAGGCGCCTTCGAGGGTAAGTACAAGAGAGACATGAGAAGGACAACGGTACACGACTCAAGCAGCTATGCTTGGGGTTTGAATACAGTTGGAGATACTTGGCGTTCTGGATTACCTTGA
- a CDS encoding oxidoreductase yields MPCLTIESTVNLRTGRKMPRLGLGSGGLKNQTAVDAVEHAMKVGYLMVDTAQQYENEREVGTGIKKSGVPRSQIFICTKWQPRPDGVVERPTPEQVCQEAHQSVLRLDQSGSGKEYLDLMLIHHPRPDPDGRAVHWKGLALAQKEGWVKDIGVSNFNVKHLEALPGPLPAVNQLELHPWCQQREIVDYCSKKGIVLQAFCPLVRIQKHKFEDPVIIKISKKHKRGVAHILLRWSLQKGFIPIPKASSAERIEANKDLYNFELDSEDMEELDGLDQGAAGRVSGIDPAHLPD; encoded by the exons ATGCCTTGTTTGACGATCGAGAGTACAGTAAACCTTCGTACAGGTCGCAAGATGCCCCGTCTGGGGCTTGGTTCGGGAGGTCTCAAGAATCAGACCGCAGTCGACGCCGTTGAGCATGCCATGAAAGTCGGCTATCTGATGG TTGACACAGCGCAGCAGTATGAGAATGAGCGCG AGGTCGGCACAGGTATCAAAAAGTCCGGTGTACCTCGAAGCCAAATATTTATTTGCACAAAATGGCAACCTAGACCTGATGGTGTAGTTGAAAGGCCTACTCCGGAGCAGGTCTGCCAAGAAGCGCACCAATCTGTTTTGaggttggatcaatcaGGCTCAGGAAAAGAATATCTCGACCTTATGCTTATCCACCACCCTAGACCAGATCCTGATGGCCGGGCCGTTCATTGGAAAGGATTGGCTCTGGCTCAAAAGGAAGGTTGGGTAAAGGATATTGGAGTGTCAAACTT CAACGTAAAACATCTTGAAGCACTTCCTGGACCTTTGCCGGCAGTGAATCAGCTAGAGCTTCACCCTTGGTGCCAACAACGCGAGATCGTCGATTATTGTTCTAAAAAGGGCATCGTCCTGCAGGCGTTTTGCCCATTAGTCAGGATCCAAAAGCACAAATTTGAAGATCCAGTCATCATCAAGATTTCTAAGAAGCATAAGAGAGGTGTGGCTCATATCTTGCTGAGATGGAGTTTGCAGAAAGG ATTTATTCCCATCCCCAAGGCTAGTTCGGCGGAGAGAATTGAAGCTAACAAGGATCTCTACAACTTTGAGCTAGATTCTGAGGATATGGAGGAGCTCGATGGCCTGGACCAAGGGGCTGCTGGAAGGGTGTCTGGTATCGACCCTGCACACTTGCCTGACTGA
- a CDS encoding multidrug resistance protein fnx1 — protein sequence MTLGERERLLQPAPAPPGTTFYSEPNYSEDIETTDEHKLSYNRVGLSARRFWVLCASMWVASFLNAFDGTVVATLLGPISSSFKATNMASWLGTAYMLSVCCFTPIYGRLCNIIGRQRSMLLALAIFTTGNLLCAVAPSMEALIAARALAGMGGGGLSTVGSTIMSDIVPITHRGIFQGLANLAFGGGMGLGAPIGGLINDSLNWRWAFWVQIPVLLFASYLIHSNVRYDVPSRPGSGAATPNPAATEKQTTMQLFKRIDFLGCFLLAGWVGAALIAISLNINSTATNAWNWSDPVIIALFTTSAVLFVLFLFVEFKWAAEPVMPFELLVSRTPVAVAINNFVLSMANFAILYSVPLYFTAVRQMSASNAGAHLIPNSFVGMMGSLGTGLIVRRTHKYYWLNTFCACFGVIGSFLISTWEFGTSEWMLWTNMSFTSFSMGAVTTLTIVALIADVGPEHVAIATSLSYVFRTIGQVLGVALSGALTQAVLARELEKRIQGHNAEEIIASIRESSASIRYLPEPLKSIAIASYQKGLHAVFICTVVLSVITLISGLGIRELDMKLIMSGGKPAQQGQNDTEGEEI from the exons ATGACCCTCGGCGAGAGAGAACGACTCCTGCAACCGGCTCCCGCCCCTCCGGGGACCACGTTTTACAGCGAACCAAATTATTCCGAAGATATTGAGACCACGGATGAACATAAGTTGAGCTACAACAGGGTGGGGTTGAGCGCCCGTCGATTTTGGGTCTTG TGTGCTTCGATGTGGGTAGCCTCTTTCTTGAACGCCTTCGATGGTACTGTAG TCGCTACTTTGCTGGGACCCatatcttcatcattcaaAGCTACCAACATGGCATCATGGCTCGGTACAGCATA TATGCTCTCAGTTTGCTGCTTCACTCCGATTTACGGACGATTGTGTAACATTATTGGTCGTCAGCGCTCAATGCTGCTTGCGCTTGCGATTTTCA CCACTGGTAATCTCCTATGCGCGGTTGCTCCTTCTATGGAGGCATTGATTGCTGCTCGTGCACTAGCCGGTatgggtggaggtggtCTCAGTACAG TTGGAAGTACCATCATGAGCGACATCGTCCCTAT CACCCATCGAGGTATCTTCCAAGGCCTTGCCAATCTTGCCTTCGGCGGCGGAATGGG TCTCGGGGCTCCCATCGGCGGTCTCATCAACGATAGTCTCAATTGGCGATGGGCTTTTTGGGTTCAG ATTCccgtcctcctctttgCCAGCTATCTTATCCATTCCAACGTTCGATATGATGTCCCATCACGCCCCGGCTCAGGTGCCGCTACACCCAACCCTGCGGCTACTGAGAAGCAAACGACTATGCAGCTTTTTAAGCGGATCGACTTTCTGGGATGTTTCCTACTTGCCGGATGGGTAGGTGCCGCTCTGATCGCCATCTCGCTCAACATCAACTCTACCGCAACAAATGCGTGGAACTGGTCTGATCCAGTCATAATCGCATTATTCACCACCAGCGCTGTCTTattcgtcctcttcctatTTGTCGAGTTCAAATGGGCAGCCGAGCCTGTCATGCCATTTGAGTTACTGGTCAGTCGAACTCCCGTAGCCGTCGCCATCAACAACTTTGTGTTGTCCATGGCCAACTTTGCTATT CTATATAGTGTCCCTCTCTACTTTACAGCTGTACGGCAAATGTCCGCCTCCAATGCCGGCGCTCATCTGATTCCAAACTCATTTGTCGGCATGATGGGCTCTCTCGGCACTGGTCTCATTGTTCGGCGAACTCACAAATACTACTGGCTCAACACTTTTTGTGCATGTTTTGGAGTGATTGGTTCCTTCTTGATCTCCACTTGGGAATTTGGTACATCTGA GTGGATGCTCTGGACGAACATGTCATTCACCAGTTTCTCCATGGGGGCTGTTACCACCTTGACCATCGTCGCTCTTATTGCAGACGTCGGGCCTGAGCATGTCGCCATTGCTACCAGTC TGTCCTATGTGTTCCGTACCATCGGTCAAGTCTTAGGTGTAGCTTTGTCTGGAGCTTTGACTCAGGCGGTTCTGGCCCGGGAACTGGAAAAGAGGATACAAGGTCATAAtgcagaagaa ATCATTGCGTCAATCCGAGAATCATCTGCCTCTATTCGATATCTGCCCGAACCTCTCAAGTCCATCGCGATTGCATCTTACCAGAAAGGTCTACATGCTGTCTTCATTTGTACCGTAGTCCTGAGTGTGATCACTCTCATATCAGGCTTGGGAATTAGAGAACTTGATATGAAACTGATCATGTCGGGAGGAAAGCCGGCACAGCAGGGACAGAACGATacggaaggggaggagatCTAA